The region ATCATTCTATGAAGTTACTAATTTAATCTTTGGAACAAGttctttttatgtaatttatctCCATAATATGCTAtcaatttatgattttaaatcactGTCAAATTTTCTGGTATACTTATTTCAAGTTGATTAGCATCTCCAAGGCTTGTCTTCACCCTTGGGTCAGGGAAGTAGAGAAAAGATTGAAATGAAAAACATAAGCCAAGGATTCTTCACTTTCTGTCCATTCTTAAATCAGATACtttgtgttaattttttgtttgtttgtttgttttaattgatAGGCGAGAACTGGCCAAGGAGGTAGTCGAATTGTTGACAGCCGCTGCAGGTGGAGCTAAATCTTTGATTGATGCCGGCGACCGACTAATATTATATGTTGAAATAGCCCGTCTTTTTAGAAATTTAGGATATCACCGGAAAGCTACCTTTTTCTCAAGGCAAGTAGCACAGCTGTACTTCCAACAAGAAAATAGAGAGGCTGCTACTAGGGCCATGCAAGTGTTGGCAATGATGACAGAAGCATATCGTGTTCAAAGCAGAGCATCTATTCCTAAAAGTTCTCATCCAAAAGTGAGTGAGCAAAGAATAGTTTGGCATCTATGATTATGCTCAGGCATTATTAGTTGATGATAACTACAAAAACACCTATGATTGTGTTGTTATTGTGTATTAGTTGATGAACTAGTAAGTAGTAACTGCTGTATCATGATATCTGCTCACTTGCCATGGTTGCTGCTTGTTGATAGCTAATGTAGATTATTAATTTAccattactctctctctctctctctctcctatttCTTTTGTACCTATAGGGCATTTCAATCTCTGATGGACATCAAAAgtgttaattattttagaacttCATAATTCTAGTGTAGGGTTTTTGTTATTCAGGGATCCTATGTTTCTGTTTCCTTAATTTAGCTTCTGAGTTTAGTAAGGATTATGAATGTTTGATTTTTGCTTCCTATTTTATCTAGGATTCCTAGTTTGGTAGGGATTTGTGAGTTTATAAGTACCTCATGAGTGTAAGGAGTTTTCAGATTTGGgttattgattactgaaacaaAATCTGGATTCTTTCCTTGGATATATTCCCTCTTCCTCCCAGATTCTTCTCTTctgcttctctttctttcttctcttctctgttttgtctttttcctctcctctcctttcCTTATCATGTctacttctcttctcttccctgtattttcttctccttctcctccacctttcttcctttttctcttattcCTTGGTTATGTGTGCTTCTGTTATCTTATCATCAGCAACATGCCAACACTTGCAAGGTTACTTATACCAGTATGTCTTGGAAATGTTTTGGATGAGAGAACTGATAAGACTATGGTTTCCTGATTGAGAACATGCGAACATGCATTTGGATATGGAAAGATGCCAACTCTCACTCCCATTATCAAGTAATCTACGGATTTAATAAACACAGTACTATGGTATCAGCCAAATTAAAGTTCATTTTGACTTCAAATTGATGATTACATCaaatcaaggagaagaaaacCTCTAGTTTTGTACCAAATGAATTAGCAATAACCTTttcttttaagataaataaCAATGTAGATGAAGAAGAACTGCTGAAAAGGGGTTGAAATCATAAAGAATTAAAACACTACAAATTACAACAACTCATCTAggaaatgaatttaaaaaaggaaaaaaagagtgAACATATCGAAAGAAAACATCTAGAGGATTATATGATGGGAGAACTTTGCAAATCTGTTACCAAATAACATCCTTATTTACACATTTGAGCTTATCACAATGTGGTTGATGTGATCTACTAAGACCAGATAATGTGCCCACGAGTATGATTGATAACCCAGTGTTCTGTACCAACTACATTTAATATTGTAGGGACGAGATAAGAGTTATCCATGCAAGTCTAATAGTATCACATGGTGCAAGCATTGATATTACAATGCTAGTCACAAAAATGCTAGATGTTCTACCATGCACAGTCTTTTGTTTAGTAATTAAGCTGATGAGTTGTGGGGTAACTCTTCTTGTAGCttgacaataatcaatttttaatattaaggttctccatttttttattttgaatattctatGAACTCATCTGTACGGGAAATGAATAATGCAAGTCCAAGAAATATTCTGGCATAGTGCTTATTTTATCTAGTAATTAATCAAAGAATAGTATCTTTACATGGTTGGGAACTAAAAATTAGGGATGGATGGTAGGTTCTGGCTTGGTTCACTTTCATTTATGTTAGGCTTCgtgattttttcaaattatgttTCTGGAAAGGAAATTTTAAACTGTGTTGACTGCAATTAAAAAACTCTCATATTTCTAACTTTTCAGTTTTTTTCCTTGTCGTACTCTATATGTACGATAGGAAACAACATCAATTCATGCTGATGCTAGGAAAGTGCATCATCATTCCATAGTCTCACTATTTGAGTCACAGTGGAGCACATTGCAGATGGTTGTGCTAAGAGAGATCCTGCTATCTGCTGTCCGAGCTGGAGATCCTCTTGCTGCATGGAGTGCAACTGCACGACTTCTTCGATCCTACTATCCTCTAATTACTCCAGCTGGACAAAATGGTCTTGCAAGTGCACTTGCAAATTCTGCAGAAAGGCTTCCTTAGGAACTCGCTATGCTGATCCTTCCTTACCTTTTATCAGGTACTTTGTTGGTGTTGAATATTGTTTTTCTAAATGAGAACCAGGATAGACTGATCTCaagttattttcttaattaacatGTGCAATGGTTGGGCAGAGAGATCTTGCTGAACTGAGGGGTGCCTAGACTAGTCCAATCAATAACACACAgcgtattattattattgcaagtTATGTAAACAAGCTCAAAAATTGGAGACATGGACATAGGCTCGATGCTTGGGGGGACAACTCATGGAGCCGCTCACTTGCTCAAGCTAAGCTGAAGGACTTGATAGCTTAGAGTGATACAAGCACTCACAATTGGAAGTaagaatgttatttttaaaattctctgAGAACATTTAGAGGTTTTAGAAATAGGAGAGCCACGTTATATAATTGTTCATGAGCTACGCAGCCCTCTAACTGTTATTTCttgatgtttcttttcttatgtgGTCTTCCCATTAGACTATGGTTTTTgtctctatgtgtgtgtgtgtgtgtacctTTCCCTAAAGCTTTTTCTTCTTGCTCCCCATGCCCAATTTTATGTGCAAAATCAGATAAAGATAAATATTCATAgaattgaaacaaaatgataGTACTGAAAAGCTCTGCTCCTGAAACAGTCCCATCTCAGAAATTCCTAAATCGTGTTACAAACAACTTTTTCTGAAACCTtgaaacattttcttttttccaaacATCAGAGCATTCACTTTTTCTTGTACCCcccaaatatttaagaattagaTGTATGTGCTGGTATTTGTGAGGTGTGTATCTGCTTTAGAATGCTGGGGCTTTACTCAAGATTCCAATCCTACCAAAACATGTTTGGTTAatgcttttccttttcttttctttttttctcaaaaaaatctGCTTCTGAGGATGAAGTGCCATACAGTTTCCTGAgactaataaattttaatttcaagaatgcatGAAAGTCCTTGCCTTTGTCCCAAATATCCAATTCTATCGCCCAGGTTCCTATTTGATCCAATGGTTACTATAAATTCATAGTTGGAGTATCCTTTCACATGCATTTTTCAATGATTTAGTATTATTTTATCCACTATTTTAATCCTTCTAGGTTGCATTCATTTCCTCTCCACTTCTTACAAATGGACATTGTAAAACGCCATCCACCAAGAGAAGATTGGTGGGCAGGATCAGCTCCCTCTGGACCATTTACTTATACACCATTCAGCAAGGGAGGGATAAATCATACCAGTAAGCAGGAACTGATCTGGGTTGTTGGAGAGCCAGCCCAGGTGTTGGTGGAATTGGCCAACCCTTGTGGCTTTGATTTAATGGTGGATAGTATCTATCTGTCGGTGCATTCTGGAAACTTTAATGCTTTTCCTATCAGTGTAAATCTTCCACCTAATTCTTCAAAGGTGATCACCTTATCAGGCATTCCAACTAAAGTTGGACCAGTGATAATTCATGGATTCATAGTTCATTGTTTTGGCGTTATTATCGAGCACCTTTTCAAGGATGTAGACAACTTGCTACTTGGAGCAGCACAAGGTCTTGTGCTCTCTGACCTTTTCCGCTGCTGTGGATCTGAAAAGTTGAAAAATGTCTTAGTTCCAAATATTTTAGTGGTACCCCCATTACCATTGCTAGTGTCACATGTTGTAGGAGGAGACGGGgctataattttatatgaagGTGAGATTCGTGATTTGTGGATCAGTCTGGCCAATGCTGGGATAATTCTAGTTGAGTAGGCACATGTTTCTTTGTTAGGAAAAAACCAAGACTCTGTTTTATCCATCCTGTATGAAACTTTAAAAGGTGCTCTTCCCCTGAAACCTGGTGCCAAAGTGACAATACCAGTAACCTTAAAAGCCTGGCAGCTTGGTTTGGTGGATAGTGACACTGCTAGCAAAAATTTATCTGGAAGCACAGGGAGGCAAGCTAAGGATGGAAGCAGCCCAATTCTGTTAATTCATTATGCAGGTAATTTTTCACCCATAAATGTTGGTGAAAATTTTCAGCTCATTACTCTGTTTTGTACTAAATGATATTGTTTGACTCTTGTAATCTTGTGTTTACTAGTCTATTCATTCCCTATTTGTAAGCCACAAACCATTATTCAAGAATCATGACATACGATCTACCAATTAAgttgtatacatacatataattgtgcttttagttttgagtgcttgtgtgtttgtttattcttatattatataatataatagatttGTGCAAGTATtcattggattttgttttcttaactaCCCAGTTTTATATGTGTTCTCCCACTGAACTCCAGTGTTGTTCCCTCAATTGAGAGAAGGGGGAAAAAAGAATCAATTTTCTACCTGTTACAAGTTTGGTGTACCCAACCTATTTAGaatttacaggaaaaaaaaaaaacctatttaGAAACCCAAGCCCAACCCTTAATTTCCTTGCACTTTTTAGCCCTTAAGCCCTACCCATCATGTGTTATTCTATGAGACCCAATAGCCCTTGTAACTTATCCCTTCTAGTCTATTTGAATCTCGCCATTACCAATCTATAAACACGTAGGTCTTGACTTACAAATAGGTTGCTTCTTTCCTTTCATATGGTTTGAATCTCTGTTTGCTAAATTAGTGTTAATTTATTATGTGCTTTTTGTAGCTTTATTTGCTTTCTTTAGCCATATTTGCCTCACATTAATTTACTTTTGCATGTTGGTTAGTTCCCAGTGGACTTAAACTTACTAATGTACcggataatatttattacatgGTCACTAAGGAGAGCCACCGATGATCTCTATGATGCTTTCTTGGTTGTCAATTTTATTAGTGAGACACGGATTTTGGAAATGAATGCCGATGATGAGTTGGAAGAAACTGAGATAGATGGATTTTGTTCTCAAGTCCAGACTTTGTTCTGTCATGATGTTGTGTACAATCAACTTGTGCAGGTTGGTTATTATCTCATCTTCAGTCATATTATTTGcaaaatgctttttttttttggcttgacCAAAAGTATTCTTCAACTAAATCTTAGTGTAAATCATTTAGTGTGTCTTACATGATGGCTCTGTCTTAGCTTAATTGAAGTTAACACATGAAActtgtttgtttgttgataaTGTTGTATTTATGTGTCTTCCTCTTTTTGTGGTTTGCATACCTAAACGTGACCCATTGAATTAGGCTGCTTCCCTTATGGCTTCAATGACTAATTTGTGTAAGATAGTTGATCACGAGTATTATTACTTGGTCacctttttaaattttcataatttatccaGAAAATGAACTTATTAATCCTCCATGCAGTTGtctctaaaattaattatctgtAAATATCAGGGGATAAGCAA is a window of Diospyros lotus cultivar Yz01 chromosome 10, ASM1463336v1, whole genome shotgun sequence DNA encoding:
- the LOC127811518 gene encoding trafficking protein particle complex II-specific subunit 120 homolog; translated protein: MLSKGLKTIQLLEEMMYLRRRELAKEVVELLTAAAGGAKSLIDAGDRLILYVEIARLFRNLGYHRKATFFSRQVAQLYFQQENREAATRAMQVLAMMTEAYRVQSRASIPKSSHPKWSTLQMVVLREILLSAVRAGDPLAAWSATARLLRSYYPLITPAGQNGLASALANSAERLP